ACCCAACCAGATAGACTAGGTGTTTATGTCGGAATTGTGAGagcaattttatttcagtgaaAAACTCGTATTGGCCTTGAGAATTATCTCGACTTCCCCTTTTGACAGCAACATCTGTGTTGTCTAACACACCCTTATATACCGTCCCAAAACCTCCTTTTCCGATGACCCTGCTCTTATCAAAATGGTTCGTAGCATGTAGAATGGTTGCTAAAGTGATGCGAGTTGCCGAGTTTGAAGCTAGTACAGTGAGATTAGTCTCTGGAGTGAGAGAATATGGAGAGTGAGACTTCTTTCTCCTATGAAAGAGAAAGCCAATTCCAACAAACACAAACAGAATGACAGACCCAACAGTTACCCCCACTATCATCCTTATCTTATTCTTCGAACCAGAACCAGATTGTGAGGAAGGGGGAACAAGTGAGGAAGCCGTAGTCGCAGCAAGGATTTTGTAGTTGTTCAACTTCATTATTTCCAACCCATTTAAAATACCATCACGTTGAGCCTCATATGCTATAGGTGGTCCAATTTGTACAACGAGTTGATTGGTGTCCATTGCAGTAGGGGTaacaaaatccaagaaaactgGGGTACCCAAACGCCCCTTACTCAAAACCTCTAGGTCTAAGCTTTCTTTAACTGTGTATGAATTAACATAAATGTTGAAAGACAGCTCACCTAAATCCTCACTAACAATGTCACAGAAGTGAAACCTAATAAGATATTGAAACCCTAGACTGATATCAAAACTCCATGTGATATTAAAACTTTCTCTAGGATTATCAATATGTCTGCAACTACCATAAACTGCTAATGGTGCGTCGTCTTTTGTTGCGACACCAACACTCTTGGCATAGCTTACAACCTTCCTATTCTGGACAACCCCGGTGAAATTCTTGTTTTCTAAGTAGTTGTCGTCCTGAATCCATGTACGCCACAAAGGATCATTGTTATAGCTCACAAGTGGGCCTCCCATATTTATGCGGAACAAAGTTTCAAAAGCTCTATAGGTAAGTCCTATGTTGTCGTCTTGAACAGGAGGAACTGATATGGCGTCATTTTGGATCAGCACATCAGGAACCAACACTACTTCGAATGCGTTAAGAAATGCCATGGAATTATCAGCTGGTTCTAAAAATATATTAAGATTGCTTGAAGTGACATTTAGTGAGAACTCTCTCACAACGGGATATTGTGGAGGGGTAAAGTCCCTAAGAACCAAAAAACGGCCGATGGAAACccaaaattttgattttcttaaatcaaaacttttattaGTGAATGGAAAAAAATGTAACCTGATGAAATATCTTCCTACTCGGCCAATTGGAAGCTTATACGTTGTTTTTCCATTGAAAATTCGTGCTGTCTTATACAACAACGAACTGTTGTTATTAACAGAACAATTCGAAAGAACCTGATTTGAGGTTGTCAGATACTTAGATGAGTATTTATCCGCCATGAACAAGCGATCCCCAATTATTGTATTTGATTGTGATCCACaatcaataaaaatattacCCCCATAAGCCTTGAAAGAAATGCAAATCAGTAACAAAATCCAGTAGAACAagctatatttataggccattTTTTAAATTCTCCTGCAGACGTAACCCCATTATTTGTAATTagaacaaagaaatataaacaaTCTAAAATTTTATGCAAACCGAAAATGAATAATGGATAAATATAAACCAAGATAGAGGAAGTTGGATTTGAACATAAAATCATGAagtattatttaaaattaaagttaAGAATGTACGTGATATTGAAATGGAGCCGATTCAACATGAAATTGAGTTAATACTGAATGTAGAAATGAACTATTAAACATGAAATAGTTAAGATGGAGACTCCTTACCAAAGATAGAATAAATTTCCAAAATCTACAGTAACATGGATTAAGCTTGACACTGCTTCACACCCAAAAAGAGGCGAGCGATGTCTGAGTTACCCAAGCTTTTTCGTTTCCACTTGATTATTGCAGAAATGGGGCTTAGTGACTGATGGTGTAGAAGCCTTGATTAACTTTACAACCATTGCCTGGGTGAACTAAAGTCGAAACTCGAAAAGCAGGAAGAAGCTAAGAGGATTGTTAACGCCATTGTGTTCTCTGTTCTTACTTTGGAACACCGAACCAGAAAAGGTGAAGAGAGAGATAGAGAAAGAACGAAAGAATGAACTAATGAATGAGACTggtttcaccaaaaaaaaaagtgaatgaGACTGGCACGTGGGACGCAGGTTGGTAATTCTAGctgttttagttttttttttttaaagtattttttttttggcagcaATATTCATACAGGCATACAGAAAACAGAGAAACACATTAGTACCTATCCTTCCTACACCCTATAGCTATGTTTTT
This Spinacia oleracea cultivar Varoflay chromosome 6, BTI_SOV_V1, whole genome shotgun sequence DNA region includes the following protein-coding sequences:
- the LOC110784725 gene encoding probable receptor-like protein kinase At5g59700, which codes for MAYKYSLFYWILLLICISFKAYGGNIFIDCGSQSNTIIGDRLFMADKYSSKYLTTSNQVLSNCSVNNNSSLLYKTARIFNGKTTYKLPIGRVGRYFIRLHFFPFTNKSFDLRKSKFWVSIGRFLVLRDFTPPQYPVVREFSLNVTSSNLNIFLEPADNSMAFLNAFEVVLVPDVLIQNDAISVPPVQDDNIGLTYRAFETLFRINMGGPLVSYNNDPLWRTWIQDDNYLENKNFTGVVQNRKVVSYAKSVGVATKDDAPLAVYGSCRHIDNPRESFNITWSFDISLGFQYLIRFHFCDIVSEDLGELSFNIYVNSYTVKESLDLEVLSKGRLGTPVFLDFVTPTAMDTNQLVVQIGPPIAYEAQRDGILNGLEIMKLNNYKILAATTASSLVPPSSQSGSGSKNKIRMIVGVTVGSVILFVFVGIGFLFHRRKKSHSPYSLTPETNLTVLASNSATRITLATILHATNHFDKSRVIGKGGFGTVYKGVLDNTDVAVKRGSRDNSQGQYEFFTEIKLLSQFRHKHLVYLVGYCDEGLEMILVYDYMENGTLKSHLYGKEKKSCLSWLQRLEICIGVAKGLHYLHTGTGRTEVENGVVHGDVKSGNILLDKNLNARIADFGLCTIVPGPNQPDVSVEVKGSFGYLDPEYFFKRKLTHKSDIYSFGVVLFEVVCARPAIDNTDPENPVNLVEWAQCLQKDKPLEQIIDPQLQGTINSDCLQEYWNIAGACVAERSIHRPSMGDVLWRLEKVQQLETPLTDEDESVNTANATEIDRGIDSLMSDGENLLTPFISIG